GTCAAGGCGCTCGGGGTGCACCTTCTGCCAGTAGCGCTGGTACCCCTTGACGATGAGCCGGATCGGCGTGATGAGTTCGTAGGCCTCGAGTTCACGCGCGTCGACGCCGTGGGCCGCCGCCGCCGAGACCTCCAGGGCCTGGAGGCGGCGCGCCAGCTCCTCGTCGGAGGCTCCCGCCTTCAACCCGGCGAGCACCGCCTCGGACCACGCCTCGAGCTGGCGGCTCACTGACTCGAGGTATCCCTCCGGCGGGCCGCTCGCCGGGCCGAAGTGGGTGAACACCAGCTTGCGCAAGCCAAGGGATCGCAGGCGGCGCGTGGTCTCGTCCCACTGCTCGACGTCCAGTTCGGGCGGCATCGCAGGCACCCGCACGTAAGAGCGGCCAGGCGGCGCGACGCCGGCCGCGTCCCCCGCGAAGAGCAGCTCGCCATCCAGCAGGTAGGCCACGTGGTGGGCAGCGTGCCCCGGGGTGTAGAGGGCCTCGACGGTGTGCCCGAAAAACTCCAGGGCAGCATGCTCGCCGATGCCGCGCAGCAGCTCCTTTGGAACCGGGGTGATCCCTTTCCAGAGCTGCTCCATCAGGTCGGCCCCGAACGTGCGCGACGCGCTCGCCCAGAGGCGAGAAGGGTCTGCCAGGTGCGGCAGGCCCGTTTCGTGCACCCAGACCGGGCAGGCTGCCTCGCGGGAAAGCTGGCCGGCCGCACCGGCGTGATCCAGGTGGATGTGGGTCACGAGCACGCCCTCGAGCCGCTGCAGGCTGAGCCCTGCCTCCGCAAGCCCCGCCTTCAGGCCGTCGAGTGTGCTCTCCGGGCCCGGCTCGATGATCACGAACCGCCCGCCGGGCCCGATCAGCACGAAGCTCGCGATGAGGTTGGGCCGGCCCTGGAAGAGCAGGTCGATTCCCACGACGTCCCGGGCGATGGGGAAGGTGCGGCGATTAGCGGCTGTTGCCATGTGGTTCAGCACCCCACGCTTTCGTGCCCTGTCCCGGCCGTCCGGCCGCCTGTGGGAAGGTTCGCAGCTATCGTTCTCGTTCCTGCGCACCCCGTCCGGCCCCAGGAGGGGGCGGCCCGCCCGGCGCAGAAGGGTGCCGCACCGGAAAACCGCAGGCCCTGGAGGAGGCGTCCGTGTGATTCGCTGGGTGGCCAACCTCACCATGCTGTTCACCGAAGTGCCGTTCATGGAGCGCTTCGAACGGGCGGCCAGAGCGGGCTTCCGGTACGTGGAGTTCCTGTTCCCCTACGGGCAGGACGTCGAGGGCATTGCGGGCGAGCTTGCACGCCTGGGGCTCGAGCAGGTGCTGTTCAATCTGCCGGCGGGCGACTGGGCTTCGGGCGAACGCGGCATTGCCGCCGACCCCGGCCGGCGGGCGGAGTTTCGCGACGGTGT
Above is a window of Bacillota bacterium DNA encoding:
- a CDS encoding MBL fold metallo-hydrolase, whose translation is MATAANRRTFPIARDVVGIDLLFQGRPNLIASFVLIGPGGRFVIIEPGPESTLDGLKAGLAEAGLSLQRLEGVLVTHIHLDHAGAAGQLSREAACPVWVHETGLPHLADPSRLWASASRTFGADLMEQLWKGITPVPKELLRGIGEHAALEFFGHTVEALYTPGHAAHHVAYLLDGELLFAGDAAGVAPPGRSYVRVPAMPPELDVEQWDETTRRLRSLGLRKLVFTHFGPASGPPEGYLESVSRQLEAWSEAVLAGLKAGASDEELARRLQALEVSAAAAHGVDARELEAYELITPIRLIVKGYQRYWQKVHPERLDLTPA